In Candidatus Bathyarchaeia archaeon, the genomic stretch ACTGTAATGTCACTGCTTTTCAATCCAGATTGAGTAATTTCCTCAATTAATAGAGCGGCTACTGTTTCTGCCATCTTCATATCAAGAATATTCATGGCTACTGCCACTTTATTTCCCATCTTCACTTTATCCGCTAGCCTCTCTAAACCAAATGGATTCCTAATAGCCCTCCTAATTTCATTTACTGGATTCTCAACGCCAGTTCTCTCTCTAACCCCAATATTATCTTGTAAATTCTCTGTTGGAATTCGGGCGCATATCTCTGTTTTTCCGTAAGGGAGCCAAACATCAACCAATCTTTAATCCCCCGAATAATGTTATTAGCAACTTGACCCTAATGCACAAAATTAATTATTTGTCTAAGAACTGTTTTAAGCATGCTTAACAAAATTTTTAGTGGAAAAGCAATAATATCCTAAAAGTGATCTACGGAAACTATTTCAGATAATGGTTTTCTAGGTCCTGGTTCACCGAAGCTCTCGTCTTTTGGATAGCCAAGTGGTGTTATTGCAACAACATTAACATCTTCCGGTATATTCAGAATCTTTTTAACCTCCCTATTGCTAAATGAACCGATCCAACATGTCCCTAATCCCTCAGCCCTAGCTGCTAAAATCAAGTGTGTGAATGCTATTGAGACATCAACCAACATACTTAAGTCGCCCATGTACTCCCCCCTATTCCAATGAATATTATATCCACATGCCACTATAACTATTGGAGCTTCGGCAATAAACATTTGATTATGACATGCCCTAGCCAGCTTCCTCTTTATCTCCTCATTCCTTACAATTATAAACTTCCATGGTTGGCGATTTGAACCTGAAGGAGCTACCCTAGCAGCCTCTAAAATCCTGGTTAAAGTCTCCTCTGGAACCGGGTCAGATTTATAAGATCTTATACTCCTACGGGTCCTAATAACCTCATAGAAGTCCATGAATATCAGCCTCCAACGATATGATATATGATGCCTTAGACTCAAGAAATAAAAGGTTTAGGGGAACTTGGGAATAAAACTAACACTTTTAATCGCTATTTAATCTTTGGTTAAGATGCTTCCCCAGCCTAAAGGTATAAATGCTTGTATCTCCTCTATAGGGATCTTCAGGGCTTCACTGCGCTCCTCATAAGGTACCATGTTAGCCAGCATACTCCTAATATTTTTAGCGAGTTTTCCACTAGGCTCATCTCCGGGAACAATCTTCACGTACAAGCTTGTCTGCTTTGATATTGCTTCTACGGGTCCGCCGATAACTCTGAATCCATATTTCTCTCTCTTAATACCTATCGCTACTTCAAGCGGGACTCCCCTAATATAATTTTTAGCTCCATAAATCATGAATGAGCCTTTTGGAAGATATTCCCCTGAGGGCGGAGTTTTACTGACTTGTTCAGGCTTAACCCAATAAACATCTACGGCTCTAATCCGCTCCCTCCAGGCTCGAGAATATGATGCTGTAAAACATGCAGCCTCATTAAGCGTTTTTTCACCAGGCGCTTTACCTTGAGTCTTAATGATAACAAATGGTGATCCCGGAATATCCGCGTGGAAGACTATGTCATTTTGCTCCATATATTTCCTAATTAATATGTCATTTGTTGACGTATCCCTCCCACCTATAACCAGAAATCCCTCAGATGATAAGAACCAGCGGAACTTCTCATACCACTCCTTCCTCCTGATCTGTGGAGGCTTAGAGACCTCCCCCATAATTCTTATTGCTCCAGCCTTAACGGCCTCGATCTTTTCTAGAGTCTGTTTAATAGCTCTTTCTATTCCATCGATCTTTTCCTCAGATTTCTTTGCCATATTATAGTATTCTGCTGCATTCTGCTGGGCTGTCATCTTAAGGTTTAAATCAAATTTTTCCCCATCAATTGAGACTTTGAGAGTTAATGTCTCTCCATTAATGGATTCAAAGTATGTTGAGGGAATAATAGAGTTCCTCTTTTCCTCAGTTAATATGCTTTTGATTTCATCCCAGCTTTTACCACTCCTCTTTTCACTCATAATTCTGCTTAACAGAGTCTCAATCTCATAGAGATGATTGAATATTACGTCACCAATCTTACGGTAAGCGCTGACCTTATCCTTCAAATCATCCAATTTTCTTCTTTGTTCTTCAAGAATTTTTTCCAGAGCTGCTAGCTCCTGCCCTTTCTTCTCCTCAATCTGTTTAACACTTAAACTAACGAGCGCTTTTGCATAATATTCGTCAAGAGCCTTATTAAATGTCTCAATTTCAAGAGTTTGGAGATTAGAATACTTTTTGAGGGGAAAAGGCGCGACGTCAATCCATTCGCCCATCTCATTAACAAAAATACATGGCTTGTGATTTCCAGTTTCAACTTTTGAGACTAAATCCCTTATAACCCCATAAATGGTGCTAAATTCTTCATCACTAAGTGAGATACATGGCCTACTTTTGTCTATTCCAGATCTTAGAAGAATCTCCTCAGCATAGAAACCACTTAAACCCAGAGATCTCGTTAGAGCTCTAACAATTTCTAACTCTCCTAAATCTCTCATCTTATGAAGATCATCTAAATTCACATGCTTTAAATCAATTCCCCTTTTTGGTGGATATTTAAACTCTTCACCACGCAGAATATTCCTATCTCTCATTTTCCGATAAGTTAATGCGTGCAGAATCTTATTCTCTGAATCCACAAGTATAATATTCCCTTTATCAAAGAATTCAATTATAAGGCGATAATTTTGGTCACCGCGTCTAACAATAATTTCAATTATTCTTTCAAAATCATACTGTTCAATCTTATCAATAATTCCATTCTCTAAATATTTTCTAAGAGCCATACAGAAGCTTGGCGGCTCTTTAGGCTTCTCAAAATCGTAGGATGTTAAATGGATTCTTTTGCCAGCCTCTATTAGAAGGTGGTGGCTTTCACCTTTTGGGCTGCGAAGCTTTAAGAGTAAGATCTTATGATTTATTTGATAAATCTTACCTATTCGTGAGCCCTCTATGATCTTGCTGAGCTCTGATATGACTGCTGCTAGATCAAAGCTGGTAATCTCTTCCTTCAAGCGATCACCAAAGAGGTAGATAATGAATGGAGCTTTTAAACATTATTTACTGGATTAAATTGCCCTTAGGCTTCCTAGCGGCTCTTGTATGTATGGTCTTAAAAGTCAATAATATATTTGGTGGGACCCTACTGAGCATAGCAATCTACTTGCTAAGCGACAGGATTTTAAGGCAGATATTTATTGGAAAAATTAGTAAGCCCTCAGATATAACTAAAACTGGACTCAGCATATATATTTCCGCTTGGATCTTTTTCTGGATTCTTTTATACACGTTTTATCCGTACTAAACTAATCTTTTAGAGTGTTTTTCTGATCTGACTCCATATTTCTGATCATAAAGAGCATGTATTCCGCTAGAGCTGAAAAATATCCCCTATCATAACTTGCATGCAATTCATCTTCAGCGATTGATGAGAATTCGCTATAATATTTCTTTAGAACGTCAATTTTACTTAAGTCGAGATTGCTTAAAAAAGTATTTTGATCATTTGAGCGGAGCATTATGAGTATACCCTTAAGAGCTTGTATAAAACCACGCTTAAACTCATCATAATCTTTTTTCCCAATCTTCTCATATATTTCCTGTAGACACTTCTCAGCCTCAGTGAACTTTTTATCTAGTACATATTGGAAGAAAGTATCTAGGATCGTAGACGGTATAGGTAGTTTATTCCCAGCCCGCCCTATCTTCTTCAGCGACATCCTCTATACCATTCTCAGTTATTTTAAATAAGCATTCGCCCTCCGGAAGATAGGGGCTTGAAACTAAACGGGCTATTCTTATAGGGCCTTTAGCGCTCTTCCTCAAAAAGACTCTCGTATGGCTTGTGTGGGCAACTATATGCCCACCTATTGGGCGAACGCTTTCGGAGAAGAAGACTTCTGGGCTGGACATGACCTGATTGGTTACTAAGGCGACGGCATTGAAAGCTCTTGCTAACCTGATTAATTTATGCATGTGCTGATTGAGCTTCTGCTGTCTTATGGCCAAATTTTCACGTCCAATATACTCGCTTCTGAAGTGAGCTGTGAGGGAATCGATTACTATTAACTTTATATTGTTCTCCTTTATTATTTTATCAGAGTTTTCTAAAAGAAACATTTGGTGATCGGATGTGTATGCCTCAGCCCAAATAATATTTTTAACAACTTTCTGCGGATCTAACCCCCTAAACTTTGCCATTTGAACTATTCGCTCAGGTCTAAAGGTATTCTCGGTATCTATGTATAGGGCTCCACCGCCTAAGCCTCCTTTTTCCGGCGGAAGCTGAACATTGACGCATACTTGATGAGCGATCTGGCTTTTTCCCGAACCATACTCGCCATAGAACTCTGTTATTGTTTGGGTTTCGAGTCCACCGCCCAAAAGTTCATCAAGCTTTTTGCTCCCAGTAGTTAATCGAAGTACCTCTTGGCGTCTCTCAAGTAATTCATCTGCGCGTATAAAGGATAGCGTTATCGAGGATCTTGCCGTATTAATTATTTCAAATGCTTTTTTATCACTTATGCCTGCTTGTTCGAGTTCACGTATGGTTGCCATCGCTAAGGATTCAACAGTGTTAAAACCTAACTCACGCAGCTTCTCCGCTATCGATGGGGTTACACCCGGTATCTCTTCAATACTTAAGTAACGTCTCTTCTCAGATTCATCCCCATACATTTCTCTTTTCGATTAGAAATTTATTTTTAGAGGTATTTAAATTAGACGAAAGAGGTAAAAGCGTCCTTTATGGGTATGGAAATCATGGATATTCCATTGCTAGTTGAGGAGGTTGCCCTGAAGCTTATAAAACTCGCCGCCGTAATGTTGCCGAAAGACGTTAAGGAAGCCCTCCAAGAAGCCTATAGGAAAGAGAGTCATCCCATCGGCAAACTACATCTTGAAAATATACTTGAGAATATAAGAATGGCGGAGGAGATGAATATACCCCTATGCCAAGATACTGGTGTAATATCATTTTATTTAAAGGTTGGTTCAATTTTTAGTGGTTTAAGCATGATTGAAAGAGCTCTATGTAAAGCTGTGAGAGAAGCGACGTTAAATATACCTTTAAGATCGAACGCCATAGACTTTTTCACGAATGAAAATTCTGGGGATAATACTGGAAGGTATCTTCCTTATGTGAACTGGGAATTTTTTAATGGAGATTATATTGATATTACAGTTCTACTTAAGGGTGGGGGATCGGAAAATGCGTGCACAGTAAAGATGCTAGATCCAAGTGATGGACTAAATGGATTAAAAAGATTTGTTCTGGAGAGCGTTATAAGGGCTGGTGGAAAACCATGCCCGCCA encodes the following:
- a CDS encoding fumarate hydratase; amino-acid sequence: MDIPLLVEEVALKLIKLAAVMLPKDVKEALQEAYRKESHPIGKLHLENILENIRMAEEMNIPLCQDTGVISFYLKVGSIFSGLSMIERALCKAVREATLNIPLRSNAIDFFTNENSGDNTGRYLPYVNWEFFNGDYIDITVLLKGGGSENACTVKMLDPSDGLNGLKRFVLESVIRAGGKPCPPTIIGIGLGGGADISMTLAKKALLKPITEVNPDKRVAELEKELYTAVNMTGIGPMGLGGDTTTLAVKIEYAHRHPASYPVAIAFQCWAARKASARIHLNGEVEYLTHNLF
- a CDS encoding nitroreductase family protein, with the translated sequence MDFYEVIRTRRSIRSYKSDPVPEETLTRILEAARVAPSGSNRQPWKFIIVRNEEIKRKLARACHNQMFIAEAPIVIVACGYNIHWNRGEYMGDLSMLVDVSIAFTHLILAARAEGLGTCWIGSFSNREVKKILNIPEDVNVVAITPLGYPKDESFGEPGPRKPLSEIVSVDHF
- the rqcH gene encoding ribosome rescue protein RqcH, producing the protein MKEEITSFDLAAVISELSKIIEGSRIGKIYQINHKILLLKLRSPKGESHHLLIEAGKRIHLTSYDFEKPKEPPSFCMALRKYLENGIIDKIEQYDFERIIEIIVRRGDQNYRLIIEFFDKGNIILVDSENKILHALTYRKMRDRNILRGEEFKYPPKRGIDLKHVNLDDLHKMRDLGELEIVRALTRSLGLSGFYAEEILLRSGIDKSRPCISLSDEEFSTIYGVIRDLVSKVETGNHKPCIFVNEMGEWIDVAPFPLKKYSNLQTLEIETFNKALDEYYAKALVSLSVKQIEEKKGQELAALEKILEEQRRKLDDLKDKVSAYRKIGDVIFNHLYEIETLLSRIMSEKRSGKSWDEIKSILTEEKRNSIIPSTYFESINGETLTLKVSIDGEKFDLNLKMTAQQNAAEYYNMAKKSEEKIDGIERAIKQTLEKIEAVKAGAIRIMGEVSKPPQIRRKEWYEKFRWFLSSEGFLVIGGRDTSTNDILIRKYMEQNDIVFHADIPGSPFVIIKTQGKAPGEKTLNEAACFTASYSRAWRERIRAVDVYWVKPEQVSKTPPSGEYLPKGSFMIYGAKNYIRGVPLEVAIGIKREKYGFRVIGGPVEAISKQTSLYVKIVPGDEPSGKLAKNIRSMLANMVPYEERSEALKIPIEEIQAFIPLGWGSILTKD
- the radA gene encoding DNA repair and recombination protein RadA; its protein translation is MYGDESEKRRYLSIEEIPGVTPSIAEKLRELGFNTVESLAMATIRELEQAGISDKKAFEIINTARSSITLSFIRADELLERRQEVLRLTTGSKKLDELLGGGLETQTITEFYGEYGSGKSQIAHQVCVNVQLPPEKGGLGGGALYIDTENTFRPERIVQMAKFRGLDPQKVVKNIIWAEAYTSDHQMFLLENSDKIIKENNIKLIVIDSLTAHFRSEYIGRENLAIRQQKLNQHMHKLIRLARAFNAVALVTNQVMSSPEVFFSESVRPIGGHIVAHTSHTRVFLRKSAKGPIRIARLVSSPYLPEGECLFKITENGIEDVAEEDRAGWE